One segment of Herbaspirillum hiltneri N3 DNA contains the following:
- the ppa gene encoding inorganic diphosphatase, whose product MSLNNVPSGRDLPNDFNVIIEIPMNADPIKYEVDKDSGAIFVDRFMGTAMHYPCNYGYIPQTLSEDGDPVDVLVITPFPLFPGVVVRCRPIGVLKMTDESGVDAKLLAVPVDKVLPIYTHWQKPEDMNELRLKQIQHFFEHYKDLEKGKWVKIDGWEGPESAKAEILAGVEAYQKQQAK is encoded by the coding sequence ATGAGCCTGAATAACGTCCCGTCCGGCCGCGACCTGCCCAACGACTTCAATGTGATCATCGAGATCCCGATGAACGCCGATCCGATCAAGTATGAAGTGGACAAGGATAGCGGCGCCATTTTCGTCGACCGTTTCATGGGTACCGCGATGCACTATCCGTGCAACTACGGCTACATCCCGCAAACTCTCTCGGAAGACGGCGATCCGGTCGACGTGCTGGTGATCACGCCGTTCCCGCTGTTCCCAGGCGTGGTGGTGCGTTGCCGTCCCATCGGCGTGCTCAAGATGACCGATGAGTCGGGCGTTGACGCCAAGCTGCTGGCCGTGCCGGTCGACAAGGTCCTGCCAATCTACACGCACTGGCAAAAGCCGGAAGACATGAACGAACTGCGCCTGAAGCAGATCCAGCATTTCTTCGAGCACTACAAGGACCTGGAAAAGGGCAAATGGGTCAAGATCGACGGCTGGGAAGGTCCTGAATCGGCCAAGGCGGAAATCCTGGCCGGCGTCGAAGCCTACCAGAAGCAGCAAGCCAAATAA
- a CDS encoding GNAT family N-acetyltransferase: MNAEAHYRTRIISSLAEVGRPAWDALLAAQADATPFLSYAFLHALHESGSAARDTGWEPQYLTLWQGDTLKAALPLYLKYHSYGEYVFDWAWAEAYERHGLPYYPKLLSAIPFTPVSGGRLLAVDGAARQALVQALQELQEAAQTSSTHVLYPPAAQAQTLAEAGFMLRSGVQFHWHNEGYRDFAEFLATLERKKRKNILAERRKVGEAGVTFRHLRGHEAGEGDWRFFHRCYRHTYAAHHSTPYLNLDFFLRIAAEMPQHLLLTIARRDGKAIASSLVVYDDDALYGRYWGALEEVPCLHFETAYYQPLEFCIDNRIAWFEGGAQGEHKMARGFLPQKTWSAHWLAHPSFADAVERFLEREGGGIDDYLSELNERNPFRAG; this comes from the coding sequence GTGAACGCAGAGGCTCATTATCGCACGCGAATCATTTCTTCTCTGGCAGAAGTTGGCCGGCCGGCATGGGATGCGCTGCTTGCCGCCCAGGCCGACGCGACGCCTTTTTTGTCCTACGCTTTCCTGCATGCGCTGCACGAAAGCGGCTCCGCCGCCAGGGACACCGGCTGGGAGCCGCAATACCTGACGCTGTGGCAAGGCGATACCTTGAAGGCGGCCCTGCCGCTCTACCTGAAATATCACTCCTACGGCGAATACGTCTTCGACTGGGCCTGGGCCGAAGCCTACGAGCGTCACGGCTTGCCCTATTACCCCAAGCTGCTGTCGGCGATTCCGTTCACGCCGGTCAGCGGCGGCCGTCTTCTCGCGGTTGACGGCGCCGCGCGCCAGGCGCTGGTGCAAGCCTTGCAGGAACTCCAGGAAGCTGCGCAGACCTCGTCCACCCACGTGCTCTACCCTCCCGCGGCGCAAGCGCAGACGCTGGCCGAGGCTGGCTTCATGCTACGCAGCGGCGTACAGTTCCATTGGCACAACGAAGGCTACCGCGACTTCGCCGAGTTCCTGGCGACGCTGGAACGCAAGAAGCGCAAGAACATCCTGGCCGAGCGCCGCAAGGTGGGCGAAGCGGGCGTGACGTTCCGCCATCTGCGCGGCCATGAAGCCGGCGAAGGCGACTGGCGTTTCTTCCACCGCTGCTATCGCCACACTTACGCGGCGCATCATTCGACGCCTTACCTGAACCTCGACTTTTTCCTGCGCATTGCCGCCGAGATGCCGCAACACCTGCTGCTGACGATCGCCCGTCGCGACGGCAAAGCCATCGCTTCGTCGCTGGTGGTGTACGACGACGACGCGCTGTACGGCCGTTACTGGGGAGCCCTGGAAGAGGTGCCTTGCCTGCATTTTGAAACGGCTTACTACCAGCCGCTGGAATTCTGCATCGACAACCGGATCGCCTGGTTTGAAGGCGGCGCCCAGGGCGAGCACAAGATGGCGCGCGGTTTCCTGCCGCAAAAAACCTGGTCGGCGCACTGGCTCGCGCATCCTTCGTTTGCCGATGCGGTGGAGCGTTTCCTTGAACGGGAAGGCGGCGGCATCGACGATTACCTGAGCGAACTCAACGAGCGCAACCCGTTCCGCGCGGGTTAA